The following coding sequences are from one Humulus lupulus chromosome X, drHumLupu1.1, whole genome shotgun sequence window:
- the LOC133803785 gene encoding 5-formyltetrahydrofolate cyclo-ligase-like protein COG0212 isoform X2 → MDSTLIRIAHPLKLKPSSSFSFSIFDCKRTQPHYSLSTNNSHRFFFTLTPRSIRSFCCKSTQNGAAFDEAAYESERLTLDAKARKSMAEAYNRETAIEDEEDPKAWKWVIRKRIWDMMEARNFAQNPRPVHHRIPNFVGASAAADKFGGLEAFRVAECVKVNPDSPQKQVRFLTLSDGKKLLTPQPRLRTGFFSVLEASKLTQSTIKEACTSVGVAKHGRPIGLDEKLKVDLIVIGSVAVDPKTGARLGKGEGFAELEYGMLRYMGAIDDSTLVVTTGRFCEIQRSFIMPTLSAQT, encoded by the exons ATGGATTCCACTCTGATACGAATTGCACACCCATTAAAGCTCAAACCTTCCTCCTCATTCTCTTTCTCCATTTTCGACTGTAAACGAACACAACCCCATTATTCCCTCTCAACCAATAATTCTCACAGATTTTTCTTCACACTGACACCGAGAAGCATCAGAAGCTTTTGCTGTAAGTCGACCCAGAACGGCGCCGCTTTCGACGAGGCTGCTTACGAGTCCGAGAGGCTGACCCTCGACGCCAAAGCTCGCAAATCAATGGCCGAGGCTTACAACAGAGAAACAGCCATTGAAGACGAAGAAGACCCTAAAGCTTGGAAATGGGTCATTCGGAAGAGAATTTGGGATATGATGGAAGCTCGCAATTTTGCACAGAACCCCCGACCAGTCCACCACCGTATCCCCAATTTCGTCGGCGCTTCAGCCGCTGCGGATAAG TTTGGGGGATTGGAGGCGTTTCGGGTTGCAGAGTGTGTGAAGGTGAACCCGGATTCACCTCAGAAACAAGTCCGGTTTCTCACACTCTCTG ATGGAAAGAAATTGTTAACTCCTCAACCCAGGTTAAGGACAGGATTTTTCTCTGTGCTTGAGGCCTCCAAGTTAACTCAGAGTACCATTAAAGAGGCTTGCACTTCGGTTGGAGTTGCCAAACACGGACGTCCAATTGGATTGGATGAAAAACTGAAGGTGGATTTGATAGTTATTGGTTCAGTTGCTGTTGATCCAAAGACTGGAGCTAGACTTGGCAAGGGCGAG GGATTTGCAGAACTTGAATATGGGATGTTGAGGTACATGGGAGCTATTGATGACTCAACACTGGTTGTCACCACTG GTCGGTTTTGTGAGATTCAGAGGTCATTCATTATGCCTACACTTTCAGCCCAAACGTAA
- the LOC133803785 gene encoding 5-formyltetrahydrofolate cyclo-ligase-like protein COG0212 isoform X1 produces the protein MDSTLIRIAHPLKLKPSSSFSFSIFDCKRTQPHYSLSTNNSHRFFFTLTPRSIRSFCCKSTQNGAAFDEAAYESERLTLDAKARKSMAEAYNRETAIEDEEDPKAWKWVIRKRIWDMMEARNFAQNPRPVHHRIPNFVGASAAADKFGGLEAFRVAECVKVNPDSPQKQVRFLTLSDGKKLLTPQPRLRTGFFSVLEASKLTQSTIKEACTSVGVAKHGRPIGLDEKLKVDLIVIGSVAVDPKTGARLGKGEGFAELEYGMLRYMGAIDDSTLVVTTVHDCQLVDDIPVEKLLIHDVPVDIICTPTQVIFTNTPIPKPQGIYWEKLSPEKLGQIRVLRELKKRIERETAQKLPTGPSEKLPPTAQRKR, from the exons ATGGATTCCACTCTGATACGAATTGCACACCCATTAAAGCTCAAACCTTCCTCCTCATTCTCTTTCTCCATTTTCGACTGTAAACGAACACAACCCCATTATTCCCTCTCAACCAATAATTCTCACAGATTTTTCTTCACACTGACACCGAGAAGCATCAGAAGCTTTTGCTGTAAGTCGACCCAGAACGGCGCCGCTTTCGACGAGGCTGCTTACGAGTCCGAGAGGCTGACCCTCGACGCCAAAGCTCGCAAATCAATGGCCGAGGCTTACAACAGAGAAACAGCCATTGAAGACGAAGAAGACCCTAAAGCTTGGAAATGGGTCATTCGGAAGAGAATTTGGGATATGATGGAAGCTCGCAATTTTGCACAGAACCCCCGACCAGTCCACCACCGTATCCCCAATTTCGTCGGCGCTTCAGCCGCTGCGGATAAG TTTGGGGGATTGGAGGCGTTTCGGGTTGCAGAGTGTGTGAAGGTGAACCCGGATTCACCTCAGAAACAAGTCCGGTTTCTCACACTCTCTG ATGGAAAGAAATTGTTAACTCCTCAACCCAGGTTAAGGACAGGATTTTTCTCTGTGCTTGAGGCCTCCAAGTTAACTCAGAGTACCATTAAAGAGGCTTGCACTTCGGTTGGAGTTGCCAAACACGGACGTCCAATTGGATTGGATGAAAAACTGAAGGTGGATTTGATAGTTATTGGTTCAGTTGCTGTTGATCCAAAGACTGGAGCTAGACTTGGCAAGGGCGAG GGATTTGCAGAACTTGAATATGGGATGTTGAGGTACATGGGAGCTATTGATGACTCAACACTGGTTGTCACCACTG TGCATGATTGTCAATTAGTAGATGATATTCCAGTAGAGAAGCTGCTAATCCATGATGTGCCAGTGGATATCATATGCACTCCAACTCAAGTCATTTTTACAAATACTCCCATCCCAAAGCCTCAAG GAATTTATTGGGAGAAATTGTCTCCTGAAAAGCTTGGACAAATCCGAGTACTGAGAGAGCTGAAGAAGAGGATTGAAAGAGAGACAGCACAGAAACTCCCAACTGGCCCATCTGAGAAACTTCCCCCCACTGCCCAACGAAAACGTTAA